The genomic stretch CCATTGCGGTATCGATCACCTCCGGCGCAAGAACAAGCTCGCAACGGGTGATCCCGTCCGCACCGGTCAGCGTTTTCAGGTCTAGAAGTTGCTGGCGAGCTGCGATCTGTCCCTTAATGATCCAGTAGAGAGAGCCGCCATCAAGGAGTTCGTCGCGACGCTTGGGCACCATGCGTGTGACATGGCTCGATTGCGCAGGCAAGCCCGCCGCCACGGCCAGTGCGGCGCGGTTTTCGACCCACTGGCGCAAATCCTCGACGGAATCTGCACCGACACAGAGCTTGATCAGATGGAGCGTCATCTGCCCGGAGATAGCCAGTTGGCCAGCTTCGTCAAGATCGGAAAAGCCGCCACCTGGACCGCTCCCCAGTTTCGATGGCAGAAAATCCGCTCAGCACTCCACGACATTGACGGCGAGACCGCCAAGCGATGTCTCCTTGTATTTCTCGCTCATGTCATTGCCCGTCTGGCGCATGGTTTCGATACAGGCATCAAGCGGCACGAAATGCTGCCCATCGCCCTTGATTGCGAGCGACGCAGCTGTGACTGCCTTGACTGCGCCCAGCGCATTGCGCTCGATACACGGGACTTGAACAAGACCGGCCACTGGGTCGCAAGTCATGCCGAGATGGTGTTCAAGGGCAATTTCGGCGGCATTTTCAATCTGCTCGGGGCTTCCGCCCATCACCGCAGCAAGACCGGCTGCGGCCATGGCGGATGCCGATCCGACTTCGCCCTGACAGCCAACCTCGGCCCCTGAAATGGAGGCATTGTGCTTGATGATGCCGCCAATCGCCGCCGCAGTCAGAAGATAATCGCGGATACCTTCCTGATCAGCATCGGGATGGAAATGCAGATAGTAGCGAATCGTCGCCGGCACGACCCCCGCCGCCCCATTTGTCGGCGATGTGACGACCCGTCCACCTGCCGCGTTTTCCTCATTGACCGCCATGGCATAGACGGAGAGCCAGTCATTGGCGAGAAGCGGGTTCTGCCGGTTGGAACGCCATTCCTCCTGCAGCTTATCGTGGATCGATTTGGCACGGCGCCTGACCTTCAGCCCGCCGGGCAACTGGCCCTCCTGCCTGAGACCCCGGTCAATGCAGCCGCTCATCGCTTCCCAGATTCGGTCAAGACCTGAATCCAGTTCCTCCCGGCTCATGACCGCTTCCTCATTTGCCCGCTTCATCTGCGCGATCGTGAGCCCGGACGCACGCGCCATATCCAGCATTTCGCTTGCGGACGCAAAGGGATATGGCACCTTTTGGCTCCCCTGGGACGACTTCTTCGCCTTCTGCATGGCGGCCAGTTCGGTGTCCGTGACAACAAAGCCACCGCCAATCGAATAGTAGATCGTTGTCAGCAGGACACGTCCATCACGATCAAGCGCTGTGAAACGCATCCCATTGGCATGACCGGACAGGGGAGTCTTCTTGTCATAGACAAGGTCATCCTTCGGGTTGAACTCATAAGCCGGATGACCGTGCGGTGTAACACGCCCTTTGCGAGCGACTTCGGCAATCATGTCGGCCATGCGATCGGGATCGACCGTGTCGGGCGCCTCCCCCATCAGGCCAATGATGACGGCATCCCCCGTACCATGGCCAATCCCGGTATAGGCGAGCGAACCATGCAGGCTCACTTTCAAACCGGCCACCTGTGCACCGACCGGACGTGGCCACAGATCGGACAGAATGAGTTCGAGGAAGCGGTTTGCCGCCGTCATCGGTCCCATGGTGTGAGAACTCGAAGGACCAACGCCGATCTTGAAGACGTCAAACACCGAAAGAAACATGCAATAGGATCCCCTGTACTATGTGCGGTCCGTCATAACCGGAACGATCCAGCAAGGGACCACGACTTTCTTTCAAGGTCTAGAGGATCGCCTCATGTTAGATGCGGTCGGGATCGACATATGCTGGTAAGGGCGCGACATGCCATGACAGGGCATTGGGAAACTGCGCGGACGTGTCCGACGGGATCAATCCGAAAGACCGCAGAGCCATAAACGGAAAAAGCGCGGCTTGGGACCGCGCTCTTCACCAAAACTGACCATGCTGACGTCAGAAACTTCCGAAAAGATAGGCAACACAAACAACGCCGCCAAATCCGATCAGAGCTCTGAAAGTGACGCCCCAGCACGACTTCTGGACACTTCCTTCCATGGAAACTCCGCTTGAGAACTCACATGTGTAAAAGCCGTCCCCCGACCGCTTTCTGGCACCTTACTATTAAAATACCGGCGCTATCGCAACCGCAAAAATGGCAAAAACATGACAGATTTTGCGGGCCTGCCATGCACCCAGCGAATAGCTATTAAGAAAAACATAGACTTAGACCGCAATACCCAGATGTGCCATTATGAGACAAATCACAGAAATGTCGAATTCGTGAAATGCGGTTAAGCATGAGGGTGGCTCTCGCCAGGCAGGCCGACGATGGGTACCCCACGCTTTGACCCGATGCCTCAAGCGGTCTAATCAGGATTCCAAAGGGGAATCATCGGATGAGCACGCTTGACTACATGGCCTTCGCCTTGTTCGCCTTTCTCTGGCTGGCCTATTCCATCATCATCAGCCGCGGCATGATCCTTGGGCGCACGAGCCTGACCATGGCCATGGCGGAACGGCGGCGGGAATGGATTTTGAACTCCATGTCTCGCGACCTGAAGATGATCGACACGCAGATCATGGCAGGCCTGCAGAACGGAACAGCCTTCTTTGCCTCAACGACCATCTTTGCGATCGGTGGGTCCTTCGCCTTGCTCGGTGCGACAGAGCAGGTCGATGCGATCCTCAACGACCTGCCCTTCATCGTGCCGGGTGGCCGGGTGATCTTTGAACTGAAGGTCTGCGGACTGATCGTGCTCTTTGGCTATTCATTCTTCAAATTCGGCTGGGCCTACCGCCTTTTCAACTACAGCACCATTCTCTTCGGCCGCATTCCGATGGGGGAAGAAACGCGCGCCGACCCCGAGCGGGCGCGCGATGCTGCGGAAATGGCGATCAGGATGAACATCATTGCCGGCAAACACTTCAATGCAGGCCTGCGGACACTTTTCTATTCCATCGGCTATCTGGGATGGTTTGCCGGACCTCACGTTTTTGCCGCTGCAACCGCCACGATCTTTGTTGTCCTGATACGGAGGCAGTTCTTTTCGGAGGCGAGGCTGGCCCTGCTGTCCGAATCACCGCCTTGAAATCGCCGCCTTTGGTCTTTCAGCCGAACGGGCCGGATATCCGACATTCGCTTATCAAGAAGACCGCAGGAAAGACCCGTGCCCATGTCCAGTGTCGAGCCACGCACTGCAGCATCCCCACCCATCCGCAAGCGGTTGCCGTCCCTGGACAGCTTGCGAGGCATAGCCCTGATTGCCATGGCAACCTATCATTTTGCCTGGGATCTGGAGATGTTTGGCTATCTTGAGCCAGGGACTTCGACAAGCGGCTGGCTCCGGATCTATGCCCGCGCCATTGCATCGAGTTTCCTGTTCCTTGCCGGTTTCAGCCTCGTTCTCGCCCATTATCCACAGCTCAATCTCAAGAATTTTGGCAGGCGCCTCGGCGTAATCCTCGCAGCGGCGCTGGTGATTACGGCTGCCACCTATATCGCAGTTCCCGATGCCTTCATCTTTTTCGGCATTCTCCATGCGATTGCACTTGGCAGCATCATCGGTCTTCTGTTCCTCAAGGTACCGCCGGTGCTGACGCTTGTCGTCGCGGCGGCGATGGTCGCATTGCCGACCTTCTATAGATCCGTGATCTTCGACATGCCGATCCTGTGGTTCGTCGGTCTATCGGAGACCTTGCCACGTTCAAATGACTATGTGCCAATCCTGCCATGGGCCGGCGCCCTGCTTGCCGGTGTCGCGGTTGCGCGTCTAATGGCTGCGCAAAACGGCTATGCCTGGTTGGCGCGCCTGCCCGACGGTCCGGCCTGGCTGCAATGGGGCGGACGCCATTCGCTCACTGTTTACATCATCCATCAGCCGATCCTGATCGCCGTGATCTACCTGGCGTCTTTCGTCATTCCACCGCCGTCACCCGATCTCTCTGGCAATTATCTGAAAAACTGCCAGCCGGCCTGCGAAGCTGGGGGCAGCAGCGTCAACTTCTGTCTGGCCTATTGCGGCTGCACGCTTGGCGAATTGCAGCAACAGAGCCTGCTGGAACCGCTCCAGTCTGGCGCAATCTTGCCGGGTGATGATCAGCGACTACAGAGTATTGCAGAAGTGTGTTCAGCAGCAGCCAGTGACGGGAGCTGACCATGAATGCCTATCGACTGAAGCCTTTGTCCTTTCCATGGCCACCGACCGCCTTTGGCCTCGGTGTCGTGCTTGCTTTCCTGCTGGGGCGTTTGACAGGCCCCCTGCCCGACCTGAGCCAGTTCGCCTATCCGCTGACAATCATCGGCATTGTCTTCGGCCTTGCCGGTGCCGCTTTGCATGGTTGGGCCGTGATGACGCTCGTGGATCACAATACGCCAATCCTGCATAGCGGCTGCACCAGACGGCTGGTGACAACCGGCCCCTATGCTATCAGCCGCAATCCGATCTATCTCGGCTATCTTTTGCTCACGGTTGCCGTTGGACTGATCACCGGCATTTCCTGGTTCCTGATCGCCGCAGCCATCGGCTTTGCCATCACCACCGGTTTTGCCATTCCCTGTGAGGAAAAGCACCTTCTGGCGCGTTTCGGGATCGAATTCGAAAATTACTGCAAGCGAGCGAGACGCTGGATCTGAACGGCATCGCAAGGTCTTCCGCCCTGCCCGCTTCTTTGGCGTCAGGTACCGACGCCGATCTCGACCAGACGGGTCAGACAGGCTTCCTCGGCATTGTCGAGTTCAGTGAGGGTCTCGTCGATGTCCCGGCGCTTCTGGCGCAATTCCTCGCGCTTTTCATCAATGCGCTTCATCATCAGCTTGAGCTGGCCGACTTCCCCGGGCGGCTCCTTGTAGACATGGATGATTTCGCGAATTTCGGCAACGGTAAAGCCAATGCGCCGGCCACGGAGGATTTCCTGCAACAGCCTGCGATCGGCCGCACGATACAGTCGGGTACGACCGCGACGCTCCGGATGAAGCAGGCCTTCATCCTCGTAAAAGCGAAGTGTCCGGGTCGAGACTCCGAACTCGCGCGTCAGTTCTGTAATGCTATAATACTTCTTCACAGCCGTTCCGAATCCCCCCTCAATCACGGACCAGCATATTTTCTTTTACGTAAAAGTCAATTTTCAGGAACCGACGCCGATCCGGAACCACCAGGTGGCAAGACCGAGAAAGGCGAAGAAGCCGGTAATGTCCGTGACTGTGGTGACGAACACCGCCGAGGAAACGGCGGGATCCGCCCCCAGCCGATCGAGCAGGATCGGGATCAGAATCCCGGCCACGGCGGCAGCGAACATGTTGATCAGCATGGCGGTGGCGATGATGCCGCCAATATTGACATCCTGGAACCAGAGCCCCGCTACAAGGCCGATCAGGATGCCGAACACCATCCCGTTCAACAATCCGACACCCGCTTCACGCCGGACAACCCGCCATGCATTGTGGATATCGAGGTTTCGGGTCGCAAGCGCTCGTACCGTGACCGTCATGGTCTGAGATCCGGCATTGCCTCCCATGCCGGCCACGATTGGCATCAGCACGGCCAGCGCCACGATTTCTTCAATGGTTGCCTCGAACAGCGAGATGACGGAGGCCGCAAGGATTGCGGTCAGAAGATTGACGAACAGCCAGGGCACGCGGGAGCGGGACGTTTCTGTGACCGTGTCCGACAGTTCTTCGTCACCGACGCCGCCGAGGCGCATCAGATCCTCTTCCGCCTCTTCCTGGATGACGTCGACAACGTCATCAATGGTCAGCACACCGACCAGCCTTCCCCCCTCATCGACGACAGCCGCCGACAGAAGGTCATACTGCTCGAATTCCTGGGCGGCCTCCTCCTGGTCCATCACCGCCGGGATCGGATGATTGGTCTCGCGCATGATCGCTTCGATCTTGACCTGGCGCTTGGTGCGCAGGATGCGGTCGAGGTCGACGGCGCCAAGCAGCCTGAATGTCGGGTCAATGACAAAGATCTGGGAAAAACTCTCGGGCAGATCCTCCTCGTCGCGCATGTAGTCGATCGTCTGGCCGACCGTCCAGAACGGCGGAACGGCAACGAATTCCGTCTGCATCCGCCGACCAGCCGAGCTTTCCGGATAATCCAGCGCACGGCGCAGACGGACACGCTCGGTAAAGGGAAGCTGGGCAAGGATTTCGTCCTGATCGGCCTGATCGAGATCTTCCAGAATGTAGACCGCGTCATCCGAATCCAGCTCGCCGATGGCCGCCGCAATCTGCGCATTGGGAAGGTTCTCGACGATCTGCAGACGGATAGCCTCGTCGACCTCGGTCAGAGCCGTGAGGTCGAAATCGTCACCCAGCAGACGAACAAGCGCAATCCGCTGATCCGCCTGGATCGCCTCGATCAGGTCGCCAAGCTCCGATTCGTGCAGCCGGGCAACCCGCTGTCTGAGGAATAGAAGGTCACGATCGGCAATCGCTGCACCGACAAGCATAAGGAAGTCGGAGCGAACGGAACCGTCTTCCGCATAGATGCTCTCGGGCATCTCCTCGATCGGCGGACGGTTGCGGATCTCGTCTTCGGTCTCCGTCATCTCAGCCACCTCTATCGTTCACTGGCGTGTCGCTTGATTGCTTGCCGTGGAGAATGGCCACTGAAAGTGCTTTGTCAACAACTGCATAGCCACTCTTTGTCCCACGCAGCAGAATCGGGGAAAGGTTTCGCTTGTGCATCGGACCGGACCGCCTGATATCATCCGAGTGAAGCCCGAACTGACGAGTATGACCGTGTCGACACTGACAATCCGCCGCTATCCGGACGCCGCCCTGGCGACCCCATGCCTTCCGGTAAGCTCATTTGATGAAGATCTGAAGTCGCTGGTGGATGCGCTTTACCACACGATGAAGGCGGCGCCTGGAGTCGGTATCACTGCGGCCCACTGCGGACTAGCCTACCGCATAGTCGTCATCGAACTTGATGAACTTGGCGGCCGGTGCGATTACATCAACCCCGAACTGATTTGGAGTTCGCCGGAACAGGCTGAATTCACCGAAGGCAGTGTCTCTATGCCTGGGGTCACGGAGACGGTGACAAGACCCCGACACGTCCGGATCCGCTATCAGGATCTCTCTGGCCATACCCATGAAGAGAGCCTCACCGGCTTTCCAGCTATCTGCATGCAGCATGAAATAGACCAACTCGATGGCATCTTCTGGCTTCAAAGACTTTCGCGTCTGAAGCGTGAGCGCCTGATCAAGAAGTGGCAGAAGCTCAATCGCTGACACCACTCGCGCGAACAATGTGCCGAGACGCGCGTTAAGCAGGATCACCCATTAAAGGAGATCCCCATGGCCAAAGGCGAGGCAAAGACACAGTTTTCGCGCGAAGACGATTATCGCGACTATGACCAGCGCGACATTACAGATGGCTGGCCCTATGACGATGGCGCGGGAGCTGGCGCCAAACCCGTCGAGAATCGCAGCTATGGAGAAACAGCCAGCAATTTCGACAGGGAACGCAACGAGGGCTTCCGTATCAATGAGGTGGACGCAAAGGGAGCCGAGCCGCAGCCGGCAACGCCCGTTTTGCCGACAACAGACAGGCGCGAGGACGACGATCAGCTTGAATCCGACATCATGGACGCTCTGGCGCTGGAGGACGATGTCACCCTAGCAGCCATCGACCTCCATGTAGACGGGCATCGCGTGACGCTACGGGGATCAGTCGACACGGCAGAGGATCGCAGACGCATAGAGTTGAAGACACTCGGCGTCGCCGGTGTCTCCCAGGTGGTGAATCATATCACCACGATTGGCATCGACAGCCACATTCCTCGTGACGCAGACTGACGTGCTAGCACCGGATTTTTCAGTAAAAACAGTGGGGAAACAAAAAACCCGGCCAGAGGCCGGGTTCTTTTGGTGCGGTCGAGAAGACTCGAACTTCCACGGGTTGCCCCACAGCGACCTCAACGCTGCGCGTCTACCAATTCCGCCACGACCGCATCGTGGTAGGCGCCGAATTGCTTCGGCGGGGCTGCATGTAGCAAAAGCATTCGGGGTCCACAAGCCCGTCATGACAGATTTTTGATAAAACCATCAAGGCCGGGGAAAAGCCTGGGGATTGAAAAGCCGCAGCTGCCTTGAACTTCAGAGGTTTTCTTGCCAAGTAAGGGAAAAATCTAGCTTTTTCCGCAAGGGCAGAAATCCATGCACCGCACCGAACTCGATCATTCCATGCTGCCGAAACCGGGCTCGCCTCCGGTTCGCTGGCGAATTAGCGATGGTCTCGTTCCCTATTCGGACGCTGTTGCAGAGATGGAGCGCGAAGTCGCAGCGATCGCTGACGGAACGGCTGGCGAACTGGTCTGGCTGCTGGAGCATCCGCCCCTTTACACCGCAGGAACGAGCGCCGACCCTAAGGATCTGATCGCGCCCGACCGCTTCCCCGTCTTTGCGACGGGGCGTGGAGGCGAATACACCTATCACGGGCCCGGTCAGCGGGTCGCCTATGTGATGCTGGACCTGAAGAGGCGCCGGCAGGATGTGCGCGCCTATGTGGCAGCTCTTGAGGAAGTGATCATCCAGACACTGGAGAAAATGAACATCCGGGGGGAACGACGCGAAGACCGCGTAGGCGTCTGGGTGCAGCGCCCTGACAAACCAAGGTTACCGAATGGGGGCCTGAGCGAGGACAAGATCGCGGCGCTGGGGATCAGATTGCGGCGCTGGGTGAGCTTTCACGGCCTGTCAATCAATGTGGACCCGGACCTGGATCACTTCACCGGCATCGTTCCCTGCGGAATCAGCGCCTATGGTGTGACCAGCCTTGTTGATCTCGGCCAGCTCGTCATGATGCCCGATGTGGACATCCGACTGCGCGAAGCCTTCGAAGAAGTCTTCGGCGACACCATCAATGACGCCTGAAATCCTGCCGACGGCTAGAGCCGCTCATTTTTAAATGGAAACAGTTCTGCCGGAGCAGGTTTTTGTCGGGGCCGCGACGATCGGCGAGGCGCATACGCTGGTGTATGAGCGAGATGATCGCCGCTGATCCCGGCGGAAAGATGCCCGGCCCTTCGGGTTGGCTGGAACGGGCCGCCTGATCGCCCGGCTGGCTTGGCCGTATGCGTTGGCTACGACGCGCGCCAGCCGGGCGACCATCCGACTCCGTTTCAGCCAACAGAACTGATTCCATTTAGAAATGAAGGGCTCTAGGCCTCACAATTCCCGCACCAGCGGGCTGTCGGAAGCCTCACCATTCTGTTCGAGGCTCTGTACGAAATCCTTCTCATAGCGGTCGAGCTGCTGCGCCAATTGCTTGATCAAGCGGCCTGTCTCCATGTGACTGTCGGTCAGGCGCTTCAATTGGACGCGCATAGCCTCAAGCGGGAAGGTGTCATTCTCGACGTACGGTCCCTGTCCATAACCGGTCATCAGCCACATGGGCGAGACACCAAGGATACCGGCCACCTCCAGCAGACGTGTGGGACGCGGCTCGGAGCGATCAGCCTCCCATGCAAGCAGCGACTCGCGCTTGACGCCAACGCGGTTTGCAAGATCACCCACCGAGACGCCTGCAGCATCGCGAGCCGCCGACAAACGCCCGCCGAGTGTGTCGTCACTCGCGTCCACAAGCCGTTTTCTCCGGTCAATACCGCCCATGCGTCCCTCTCCTCGTCTGGGAATTGGCCCGGGCTCCGAACAGATCGGCGAAACCCGCCCTTCTTCTTGATCCTTCTGGACAACATAGGTGATCCCGACCGGTGACACCACCCTCCGGGTTTCAAATCGGACTTTCCGAATCACTCGGGACATGATTCTGATGGTCGCTTGCAGCCGACGACAGGCTCGATCACCACCACAAGCATCTGAGCCATCCATGCAGAACCAGCCGAAACAAGAGACTGCCGTCGCAGGCATGGCGCTGATGGCCGGTTGCATGCTGGTCCTGCCGGTAATGGATGCCATCGCGAAATATATGGCTAATGTCGAAGGAATGTCGCCCGGTCAGGTGACCTTTTATCGCTTCTTCTTTCAACTCGCCTGTACCCTGCCCTTGCTTTTGCTCCTGCAGGGCAGTCGAGCCGTCAAAGCAAGGCGGCCCTGGCTAAACTTGCTGCGCGGTGTGCTCCACGGTGCTGCCAGCTTGATGTTCTTCACCGCTGTGAAATACATGCCCCTCGCCGACGTTTTCGCCATTTACTTCGTCGAGCCCTTCATTCTGACGGCCCTTTCCGCCCTGTTTCTCGGCGAACGGGTCGGCTGGCGTCGCTGGCTTGCCATTGCCATCGGCTTCGGCGGTGCAATGATCGTCATCCAACCGAGTTACGAGATATTCGGATTTAAGGCATTGCTCCCCGTCGCCTGCGCCTTCCTGTTTGCGCTCTACATGTTCTTGAACCGGGCAATCGGTGACGCCGACAGCCCCATGACCATGCAGACATTTGCCGGTATTGGCGGCACTTTGTTCATGGGGCTTGCCCTTGGCATCGGGAACTCCGTCGGAAGCGAGGATTTCACCCTGTCATTGCCGGCTTCGGCGAGCGCTTGGCTGCTTCTGATCCTTCTCGGCTCAATTTCCGGATATATCCATCTTCTGGTGGTCAAAGCCTTCCGGATGGCGCCCCTCTCCGTCCTTGCCCCATTCCAGTATTTCGAAATCATTGCCGCCGTTTTCCTCGGCTATGTTCTGTTCAATGATTTCCCGACTCCATCCAAATGGGTGGGTATCCTGATCATAGTCGGATCAGGTCTCTTCATTCTCTGGCGCGAGCAGCAAAGGTCAAAAACAGGTTCCGGCTCGGCGAGCAAAGACTGAACCAGGCGAATGCAGCAACAGCATTACGGAGCGACGATGGGCGGAAGAACGCGATTTCTACAAAAGTAATCGCTGGAATATCGAGATTGCTCAAATGCAACGCGTCATGGTGATGTAATGTTCAGACAATTCCGATAGGTCCGGCGGGCTACCAGCCCGACATCGGAGACCTATCTTGGAATCATACCAGGCAGCTATCTTTCTGTTGGCGATCAACCTAGGGTTGCTCTGGCTGCTGATGGCTTTTCCACTGGGACTGAAAACGCTGCGCGTGTCCTGCAGGCTGGGTGTTCGTCCGGAAGAGATATGGCGTTTGATGCGGCCGTCCGGCGCCATGACCGAGTGGCACCCGTCCATTCTGTCAGCAACCCCGATCAAGGACAGTCCGGACAAGATAGAATTCTCCTTCCGCCAACCCGATCGTTACGGCGAGCCTTCGCGTCGGGTCATGGCCGTTGACCGTATGGCCGTGACGGCAAGCGGTATCTACACCTGCGACCTGCGCGTAATTTCTGACAGCACGCTGGACAGCAATTTCTGGGCCGGCTACCGCGAAAGCCGACGAGTCGAACCCTGCCTGGGGGGCGCTCGGGTCACCTTCGAACAAACGGACAGCTATCGGGGACTTGCCTTCTATCTCTTCAGGCGGCTGGCGCTGCAACGTGAATTGCGCGCGCTTGAGGATCACGTGACAGGTCGGAAAGGATCGGATCGTCTCGCGCTTGAACACCCTCTGTTCCAGATGTTCCTCGCCTTGGTTTCGACCCTGATGCTATGGCCATTCTTCGGCCTCACCCTCCAGGGACTGATGCTGTCGTCCTTCCTGACACTGGTGATAGCACTTCACGAAGTCGGCCATATGATCGCCTATCGTGCCTTTGGCCATCGTCAGACACGGATGATCTTCGTACCACTGCTCGGCGGGATAGCGATTGGTGGGCGGCCCTACCACAGCCGGTTCGAAGTTGCGACCTGCGCCCTGATGGGGCCCGGCTTTTCAGCCTTTCTTGTCCCGATCCTCATCTCGCTTCATGACAGCATGAACCGGACAGGTCTTGGCCTCGATACCGGCAAACCGCTCCTCGTGTTCCTGCTGATCCTCGGCGCCTTCAACCTCCTCAACCTTATGCCGATGTATCGTTTTGACGGCGGACAGATCCTGCGTCAGGTTTTCGACAGCCAGCGTATGCTGGCG from Peteryoungia desertarenae encodes the following:
- a CDS encoding DUF1489 family protein, which codes for MTLHLIKLCVGADSVEDLRQWVENRAALAVAAGLPAQSSHVTRMVPKRRDELLDGGSLYWIIKGQIAARQQLLDLKTLTGADGITRCELVLAPEVIDTAMVPRRPFQGWRYLDPDAAPRDLASSGQDLSDMPEALKRELAELGLL
- a CDS encoding L-serine ammonia-lyase; amino-acid sequence: MFLSVFDVFKIGVGPSSSHTMGPMTAANRFLELILSDLWPRPVGAQVAGLKVSLHGSLAYTGIGHGTGDAVIIGLMGEAPDTVDPDRMADMIAEVARKGRVTPHGHPAYEFNPKDDLVYDKKTPLSGHANGMRFTALDRDGRVLLTTIYYSIGGGFVVTDTELAAMQKAKKSSQGSQKVPYPFASASEMLDMARASGLTIAQMKRANEEAVMSREELDSGLDRIWEAMSGCIDRGLRQEGQLPGGLKVRRRAKSIHDKLQEEWRSNRQNPLLANDWLSVYAMAVNEENAAGGRVVTSPTNGAAGVVPATIRYYLHFHPDADQEGIRDYLLTAAAIGGIIKHNASISGAEVGCQGEVGSASAMAAAGLAAVMGGSPEQIENAAEIALEHHLGMTCDPVAGLVQVPCIERNALGAVKAVTAASLAIKGDGQHFVPLDACIETMRQTGNDMSEKYKETSLGGLAVNVVEC
- a CDS encoding DUF599 domain-containing protein, which translates into the protein MSTLDYMAFALFAFLWLAYSIIISRGMILGRTSLTMAMAERRREWILNSMSRDLKMIDTQIMAGLQNGTAFFASTTIFAIGGSFALLGATEQVDAILNDLPFIVPGGRVIFELKVCGLIVLFGYSFFKFGWAYRLFNYSTILFGRIPMGEETRADPERARDAAEMAIRMNIIAGKHFNAGLRTLFYSIGYLGWFAGPHVFAAATATIFVVLIRRQFFSEARLALLSESPP
- a CDS encoding heparan-alpha-glucosaminide N-acetyltransferase gives rise to the protein MSSVEPRTAASPPIRKRLPSLDSLRGIALIAMATYHFAWDLEMFGYLEPGTSTSGWLRIYARAIASSFLFLAGFSLVLAHYPQLNLKNFGRRLGVILAAALVITAATYIAVPDAFIFFGILHAIALGSIIGLLFLKVPPVLTLVVAAAMVALPTFYRSVIFDMPILWFVGLSETLPRSNDYVPILPWAGALLAGVAVARLMAAQNGYAWLARLPDGPAWLQWGGRHSLTVYIIHQPILIAVIYLASFVIPPPSPDLSGNYLKNCQPACEAGGSSVNFCLAYCGCTLGELQQQSLLEPLQSGAILPGDDQRLQSIAEVCSAAASDGS
- a CDS encoding methyltransferase family protein, translated to MNAYRLKPLSFPWPPTAFGLGVVLAFLLGRLTGPLPDLSQFAYPLTIIGIVFGLAGAALHGWAVMTLVDHNTPILHSGCTRRLVTTGPYAISRNPIYLGYLLLTVAVGLITGISWFLIAAAIGFAITTGFAIPCEEKHLLARFGIEFENYCKRARRWI
- a CDS encoding MerR family transcriptional regulator; the protein is MKKYYSITELTREFGVSTRTLRFYEDEGLLHPERRGRTRLYRAADRRLLQEILRGRRIGFTVAEIREIIHVYKEPPGEVGQLKLMMKRIDEKREELRQKRRDIDETLTELDNAEEACLTRLVEIGVGT
- the mgtE gene encoding magnesium transporter; its protein translation is MTETEDEIRNRPPIEEMPESIYAEDGSVRSDFLMLVGAAIADRDLLFLRQRVARLHESELGDLIEAIQADQRIALVRLLGDDFDLTALTEVDEAIRLQIVENLPNAQIAAAIGELDSDDAVYILEDLDQADQDEILAQLPFTERVRLRRALDYPESSAGRRMQTEFVAVPPFWTVGQTIDYMRDEEDLPESFSQIFVIDPTFRLLGAVDLDRILRTKRQVKIEAIMRETNHPIPAVMDQEEAAQEFEQYDLLSAAVVDEGGRLVGVLTIDDVVDVIQEEAEEDLMRLGGVGDEELSDTVTETSRSRVPWLFVNLLTAILAASVISLFEATIEEIVALAVLMPIVAGMGGNAGSQTMTVTVRALATRNLDIHNAWRVVRREAGVGLLNGMVFGILIGLVAGLWFQDVNIGGIIATAMLINMFAAAVAGILIPILLDRLGADPAVSSAVFVTTVTDITGFFAFLGLATWWFRIGVGS
- a CDS encoding peptide deformylase; translated protein: MTVSTLTIRRYPDAALATPCLPVSSFDEDLKSLVDALYHTMKAAPGVGITAAHCGLAYRIVVIELDELGGRCDYINPELIWSSPEQAEFTEGSVSMPGVTETVTRPRHVRIRYQDLSGHTHEESLTGFPAICMQHEIDQLDGIFWLQRLSRLKRERLIKKWQKLNR
- a CDS encoding BON domain-containing protein; its protein translation is MAKGEAKTQFSREDDYRDYDQRDITDGWPYDDGAGAGAKPVENRSYGETASNFDRERNEGFRINEVDAKGAEPQPATPVLPTTDRREDDDQLESDIMDALALEDDVTLAAIDLHVDGHRVTLRGSVDTAEDRRRIELKTLGVAGVSQVVNHITTIGIDSHIPRDAD
- the lipB gene encoding lipoyl(octanoyl) transferase LipB; its protein translation is MHRTELDHSMLPKPGSPPVRWRISDGLVPYSDAVAEMEREVAAIADGTAGELVWLLEHPPLYTAGTSADPKDLIAPDRFPVFATGRGGEYTYHGPGQRVAYVMLDLKRRRQDVRAYVAALEEVIIQTLEKMNIRGERREDRVGVWVQRPDKPRLPNGGLSEDKIAALGIRLRRWVSFHGLSINVDPDLDHFTGIVPCGISAYGVTSLVDLGQLVMMPDVDIRLREAFEEVFGDTINDA
- a CDS encoding helix-turn-helix domain-containing protein; amino-acid sequence: MGGIDRRKRLVDASDDTLGGRLSAARDAAGVSVGDLANRVGVKRESLLAWEADRSEPRPTRLLEVAGILGVSPMWLMTGYGQGPYVENDTFPLEAMRVQLKRLTDSHMETGRLIKQLAQQLDRYEKDFVQSLEQNGEASDSPLVREL
- a CDS encoding DMT family transporter, with product MQNQPKQETAVAGMALMAGCMLVLPVMDAIAKYMANVEGMSPGQVTFYRFFFQLACTLPLLLLLQGSRAVKARRPWLNLLRGVLHGAASLMFFTAVKYMPLADVFAIYFVEPFILTALSALFLGERVGWRRWLAIAIGFGGAMIVIQPSYEIFGFKALLPVACAFLFALYMFLNRAIGDADSPMTMQTFAGIGGTLFMGLALGIGNSVGSEDFTLSLPASASAWLLLILLGSISGYIHLLVVKAFRMAPLSVLAPFQYFEIIAAVFLGYVLFNDFPTPSKWVGILIIVGSGLFILWREQQRSKTGSGSASKD